CTCAAATACGGATTCATGCAGCCGCTGCAGGATGATCAAGCGACACCGATCGAGGAACGGTTTTTCGCTGGCGGCAGTTATTCCGTGCGCGGCTGGGCCCGCGCCGATCTGGGACCCAAGAACCGCGACGGCAAACCCATCGGCGGCAAGAGCCGTCTGGAAACCAGCCTGGAACTGCGCTTTCCGCTGTACAAACGGCTGTCCGGTGTCCTGTTTTACGATGTCGGCAATGTCTGGCAAAAAACGTTTTTCATCCATATCGACAATCCGGGTATGGCAGCCGGCGCCGGTCTGCGGCTGCGCACGCCCATCGGTCCGGTGCGCATCGATGCGGGCGCTCCTCTGAATCACGGCAAAACCGGTGTGCAAATTCATTTTAGTGTGGGACACTCTTTTTAATATGAAACGATTGCTTAAAATCATACTTTATACTCTGGGGAGCGGTGTGGTGTTAATCATGCTGCTGGGCGCATTTAGTCAGACCGCGCTGTTTAAAAACATGCTGCGCAAGCAGCTGATCCGGCAGGTAAACCAGTCGATGAACGGCGAACTGAGTCTGGGCCGCATCGAGGGCAATCTGTTTCAGTCATTTACGCTGGTCGATATTCATATCACAACGGACGACACCCTGCTCCGCTGTTCCGAACTGCAAATCCGTTTCAAACTCGCTCCCCTGCTGCGGCAGCGGATCAGCCTGCAGCTCGTCGCCCTAAGACAGCCGGTTGTGAATCTGAACCAAACCGCCGACGGCCGCTGGAATATTACAGATTTACTGCCTGAATCGTCCGGGCCGCAACAATCCGCGTCCCGCTGGTCTGTGATTGTGGACGAAACCGACATACGCAACGGCCGGCTGACGATCAATCACAACAGCATTGACAGCGTTTGGCAAGCGTCTGATATTCATGTGCGGGCCTCTCTTGCGCAGACCCGCCGCGGTACGGAGGTGCATCTGCGGCACCTCGGATTTCACTCACCGCAGCCGTACCCGGATGTGCAGAGTTTAAATTTCAGACTGCGGCAAACACAGGACAGCCTGCGGGTCAGCGATCTTGACCTGAAAACACCGGCCGGCGGCATCGCC
This genomic window from candidate division KSB1 bacterium contains:
- a CDS encoding AsmA family protein, translating into MKRLLKIILYTLGSGVVLIMLLGAFSQTALFKNMLRKQLIRQVNQSMNGELSLGRIEGNLFQSFTLVDIHITTDDTLLRCSELQIRFKLAPLLRQRISLQLVALRQPVVNLNQTADGRWNITDLLPESSGPQQSASRWSVIVDETDIRNGRLTINHNSIDSVWQASDIHVRASLAQTRRGTEVHLRHLGFHSPQPYPDVQSLNFRLRQTQDSLRVSDLDLKTPAGGIAGDVLLVSGQPLSFAARLIARVNVTELAFLNLRPPVPAFTPVIHLQASGRPDSARIHLNASYEEQTLQVNGFPSPDLSSDYRLDAAFEQPADR